The Hymenobacter sp. GOD-10R genome includes a window with the following:
- a CDS encoding OmpA family protein, which produces MTTRGKIVLGALLAVLLYFGINKLVSSGAVFKKAEAQSVLLNSIELPTATGGSRANIAVPLAPLPGATPAEKGAPVVWEVMAWNSQMAGMLANGGPRTTQGSSMAANGLDMQIVRQDDVSKMQADLVKNALDLQNNPETPGLIVSIMGDGLPAFSAVQMQLQKAGTSLQILPYSCGKSFGEDKLMGPKEWLDNPKSALGKTIACYLRDGDQNIALKWCADNGLKVNPDETTYDPEAVNFMAASDFLVAAEKYIVGKPESRTKVVNGKNTGVKTDVVADGVATWTPGDVNIAKQKGGLVNIVSTKDYSNQMPNIMVTTKRWYDAHQKEVTGIMTAMAVAGDQVKTHPEALQRAADISAAVYGDQDKPGAYWLKYYKGVSETDRNGEVVELGGSKAFNFADNLTLFGLDNGGTNIYASVYKTFGDVQKRLYPKELPSYVPLDEMLDLDLLRKLQTQYKGKAIAPAETQKFAADDEIRQSVSKRAWNIEFETGKSAFTPETQRQLNQLFDDLVVAGRLKVAVHGHTDNVGDPQRNQQLSEDRALAVEHWLEQKSSSAFPDGRVQVYAHGATEPVASNASPKGRAQNRRVEIVLGN; this is translated from the coding sequence ATGACTACTCGCGGTAAAATAGTACTCGGTGCCCTCCTCGCAGTGCTCCTTTACTTTGGCATCAACAAGCTGGTTTCCAGCGGTGCCGTGTTCAAAAAAGCCGAAGCCCAATCGGTATTACTCAACTCCATTGAGCTGCCCACGGCCACAGGTGGCTCTCGCGCCAACATCGCCGTGCCGCTGGCTCCGCTACCTGGCGCCACGCCCGCCGAAAAAGGCGCACCGGTGGTATGGGAAGTAATGGCCTGGAACTCGCAGATGGCGGGTATGCTAGCCAACGGCGGCCCGCGCACGACGCAAGGTTCGAGTATGGCTGCCAACGGCCTCGACATGCAGATCGTGCGACAAGACGACGTGTCCAAAATGCAGGCTGACCTCGTGAAGAATGCCCTCGACTTGCAGAACAACCCCGAAACGCCCGGCCTGATTGTCAGCATCATGGGCGACGGTTTGCCGGCTTTCTCGGCCGTGCAAATGCAGCTGCAAAAGGCGGGTACGAGTTTGCAAATTCTGCCCTACAGCTGCGGTAAGTCATTTGGTGAGGATAAGCTGATGGGTCCAAAAGAATGGCTCGACAATCCGAAATCGGCCCTAGGCAAAACTATTGCCTGTTACCTGCGCGACGGCGACCAGAACATAGCCCTGAAATGGTGCGCCGACAACGGTCTGAAGGTAAACCCCGACGAAACAACCTACGACCCCGAAGCTGTGAACTTTATGGCTGCCAGCGACTTCCTAGTGGCCGCCGAAAAGTACATCGTGGGCAAGCCGGAGTCGCGCACCAAAGTGGTGAACGGCAAAAACACCGGCGTAAAAACCGACGTGGTAGCCGACGGCGTTGCCACCTGGACCCCCGGCGACGTGAACATTGCCAAGCAGAAAGGTGGCCTCGTGAACATTGTGTCGACCAAAGACTACTCGAACCAGATGCCCAACATTATGGTGACGACCAAGCGCTGGTACGACGCTCACCAAAAAGAAGTTACCGGCATCATGACTGCCATGGCAGTCGCCGGCGACCAGGTAAAAACCCATCCCGAAGCATTACAACGTGCCGCCGACATCTCCGCCGCCGTGTACGGCGACCAAGACAAGCCCGGCGCGTACTGGCTCAAGTACTACAAAGGCGTGAGCGAAACCGACCGCAACGGCGAGGTAGTGGAGCTAGGTGGTAGCAAGGCCTTCAACTTCGCCGATAACCTGACCCTATTCGGCCTCGACAACGGCGGCACCAACATCTACGCTTCGGTTTATAAAACCTTCGGCGATGTGCAAAAGCGGTTGTACCCCAAAGAGTTGCCAAGCTACGTGCCGCTCGACGAAATGCTCGACCTAGATCTGCTGCGCAAGCTGCAAACGCAATACAAAGGCAAAGCCATTGCCCCCGCCGAAACCCAGAAGTTTGCCGCCGACGACGAAATCCGCCAGAGCGTGAGCAAGCGGGCCTGGAACATCGAGTTCGAAACCGGCAAAAGCGCCTTCACGCCCGAAACGCAGCGCCAGCTGAATCAGCTCTTTGATGACCTAGTAGTAGCTGGTCGCCTGAAAGTAGCCGTGCACGGCCATACCGACAACGTCGGCGACCCGCAGCGCAACCAGCAGCTTTCCGAAGACCGCGCCCTCGCCGTGGAGCACTGGTTGGAGCAAAAAAGCTCCAGCGCCTTCCCCGACGGCCGCGTGCAAGTGTACGCCCACGGTGCCACCGAGCCCGTCGCCAGCAACGCCTCCCCCAAAGGCCGCGCCCAAAACCGCCGCGTGGAGATTGTGCTAGGCAACTAA